The nucleotide window aatgggaattgtagtccaaggtAGTTGGAGAGCACCactttggcaaaggctgctgtggAGGCCTGGCTAAAGTGTTTCTGTTTATGGCGTTTTAATCTTGTGCATGTTTTAAGAATGTAGTGGGGGGAGCGCAACcgtttgtttctttgttcttgTTTTATACTGACTCCTAATTGACGGCACAAATTCTGAACGGCACAGCAGAGGGGCAtagaaaatgttttaatgaaaTAAACGTTCCCCGGGGAAGGAACAGGCCCCCCTGGGCATATCCCACATCCATCCAGGGATTATCATCTCCAATGTGAGCAGGCTTAGCCCATCATTGGCGATCATTACCCCCATGGAGGGCTTTTTGAAATGACCAGGGAAAAACCTTCCACCCAAAAACTAAATGAAGTTGACGCTGGCGCTGACAGTGCAGGAGGAAATGTGTGGACAGAGAAGGGAGGGAAGATGGGTCCGTTAGGCCAACGTCAGTGCTGGGTGGGCTGCCTGCCTGGGCTGCCTGATAACAGCCCCCAAGGCAGAGTCCTTGATAATAATGCCTGGGCAGTCACGTCTGCAAAAGagcaggtgggggggaggggggaatgtcaCGGCAGGGGATCACCCTGATAAACAGCGGGAGGGCTGCGGGGAACCTTATTTCACACTCGCAGGAGTTTGCTGTTTGTCCTTCTCTGCAGAGCAAGGACTGTGTGGGACCGAAGGGCCACATGGATTTTTGGAGATCCCAGCTGCAGAACATGGTAAGGCAGGGGCTGAAATGCCAGCGACAACCCGCTGGTCCTGGGGATGCGCCCTCAGTCCTGCCCCACATGCCGCCAGCCCCCTTTACTGACTGGACGTCCCtccctgctctctcccccccctcccccatgctccATCCCACCCCAGAGGAACAAGAAGCCGGCTCGGCGATCCTACACCATCTACCGCAACATGGCCGAGGGCGATGGAGAGCTGGAAGCAGAGGGGCTGCAGATGAAGGTTGTGGAGGCCCAGGGGCCCGTGGCTGCCAGTGGCAACGAGAAGTGGGAGGCAGTGGCACAATGCCCGTGGAAGGCTCCTGGGAAGGCTGTGGTGTACCTGGCGCTGGTGGGACTCCTTGTCTTCGTGGCAGGTGAGGGGAGTCACATCTGAACCCTTCCTCATGTCTGGACAGACACAACCCCAGGGCTCATCGCAGGCTCTGTGCTCCCTGGGGTTATTatgaggaacataagaagagcccggctgttgggccaggccaaagggggcccctctagtccagcctcctgctctcacagtggccaaccagttgccccaaatgggaagcccaaaagcaggaccggagcgcaagagcgctctcttctccctctgtcataatagTAGATCCCAGCGGGGGTTGTCCGCTGAAGCTGAAGGGTGGGAGATTCAAGACAGATGAGAGGAAGGACATCTTGGCACAGCACGTGGAACTCACAGTGCGTGGAACTCACAGCCACAAGATCTGCTGCTGGCTTGGATTAATTTCGAAGGGAATTTAGACACACTCATTTAACAACAGTCAGTCAGGGCCTCCAGGTATCCCTCCCTTTGAATCTCTAGCCAAACCTTCCAGGTTTAAATTTGGGTCCACGCAGCCACTCACAGCCTTGAGACCCCATAGGAAcctaagaagaccctgctgggtcaggccagtggcccatccagtcctgcatcctgttctcacagtggccagccagatgccctttatgggaagcccacaagcaggaccggagctcAAGGCCCCATTGCCTCATCACCCTACCCTTTGCCTCGTGACCCTGCCCTCTGGTCTAAACGCAGGCCATTTTAAACCCTGCTCTTTGGTCTTCTCAGCTTTCCTCCTGGGGTACGTCTCGTCCCGGGGGTCTTCTTGTCCAGTCTGTGGAGACTTCCTGGCAATAGCCAATGATGAAAATGCACACGAGGCAGAGGACGGCCAGAGAGCGGCTCGCATGTACTGGGCTGACTTGCGGGAGATGTTTCAGAAGTACCTCAATGAGGAGAAGATTGAGAAGACCATCAGGTGACCTTCTCCCCCCGCTTCCATTTGTGGAAAGGGCCTGGGACAAATGGGGTGGGGTGTCAGGGCACAGGACTGCAGGGTGTCTTGCAGAGGGTGCACAGGGGAATGTCCCACAAATAAGCACGGGGTACGTTCCAGTGGGAACAGGGGCACTGCAAGATTGTGCAATGCCCCAATTTTTTCAAGGGGGCAGTGCAGGAGAATTTCCTCATGGATCATGTCCGTGATGGGTCacccctagggatggaaagatctgtccatttcgattctctcatttttccagtctaaaatttGGTTgcctatatttctgcagcaatttgcagggtttttttttaaaaaaaagccctcatgaaaattctccagcattttagtaagaatttctcctactaaacacatttttgtatgcagttttgactaatgtacatgtttttgcaagcaaatacagctgcagcactagggggactggagaagacctgccctcagagtgagtatctgagcaacTGGTGCTTACTTGCTCACTTCTCTGGATTGCTgactcttgagacagctgaagtccctagtaAGTGTTTCACGGACTGGGACCTCCTGCTtaaccctgactccagagagaggctgcagtcaaccttgcagcctcttgcatcaactCCTGGTTGAGTCAGGGGGcacaaaagcccagctgcccttgggcagcgggtctgctgctggtggggtcgccaccaaaggggtgacaccaaaggggcttgccctttgggTCTCggcttagggagtcccaagggcaagggcactacccccttctatttttataGAGAGGGTatatggcgcatgtgtagttcctgcgcagggggagaccctgtgcagtgaactgaatgataggagaaagtcgccagatgccttcagagtgagcatctgcaactggcagaaggctggccctccctgggtgtgagatggggggaagtagatgtgccctgtgtgaaaaatattgagtgggtctggctgttcccaattctcgcagaggcctattTGGATAATTGGcacaggtaggttttgttggtgggctcttgttgggtccatatcaagtGTTTGGGAGGAGTcatagtaaggagggacatgggtgatgccaccccaatttctttGATCATGggagagggaggtatggccatagggaggtggtgaactGCCATAGAAagcaagggcaaggctatctgtgccttgttcctcgctcccactcctctcatggatgggttcctcgttgctcatatGCTGTGCCCAATGGCTTGTGTGTGTTGATGTTTAACGCCAgaccagtacacaataagaccacactcatccatgatttgatcatggatgaaggtgccagtttTGTGTGCTTTATCAAGACCTgaatgggtgagctgggaggagttcatCTGACCCAGCTTTCCCCACCTGgatacatgaagcccttgggagtggtcatcaggagatttggggtgaggtgtcagcagtacgctggtAATACCGAGCTctgtttctccgtaacatctgaatcgggagagaccctgcaagccctggaccgctgcctggactcggtggtgggctggataagggccaataaactgaccctgaatcctaggaagatggaTTGGTGGTgctcaagtttggataattggtcagttgcctgctttggatgggttcacactccctctgaaagagcaggtctgtgggtgctcctggatccatcttggaggctcaggtgatctcagtggctagaagtgccttttaccagcttcggctattaagacagctgtggccatttctggattgggatagcctgaccactgttgtccacgcactgataacctccagactggattactataatgcgctctatgtggggctacccttgaagctggtccggaagctgcggctggtgcaaaatgcggtgatgAGACTCACTGGGGCAGCGtatggccaacatgtcaccctgctcctgaaagaattgcactggctgcctgtttgctaccaggccaagttcaaggttctagttttggtgtacaaagccctgtacagcttgggaccaggatacctgaaagaccatcttaccccttatataccccgtCGATCACTGctttctgcagatgagggccacctgcagatgccatcttatcagaaggtctgttccgcacaacataggaaatggacccttagtgtggtggcactgaccctttggaattccctccccttaaatattagacaggcaccatctctgttatctttccagcacctactgaagaccttcctcgttcaacaagccttttaagtagagctagtctgtgtctgtgttggaattactttttaatatgtttttaaccctttcttaaaaaatagatgttgttaaagctttttaaaaatgtttttaaagatgttttgtttttatattttttaatgctggttttgttttaatatgttctaaagtctgtttttatgatgtgttaaagtgtttttagtgctttttgtttaccgccctggctcctactgggagaaagggcgggatataaatctaataaataataataataatatattctaatataatgcattttggtatgttattttcaccaatatatttatttttatgcccactttctccctaatatatgcatatttgcaaaCGTTGCTTATTTggagagagctgcattgcaaaattcagataaatgcaaatttcaaaggatagctgtgttttggttcacatattgtttcagaaagtgcaaatgtgataactTTGGCTTTAAATtgacctgaattgaatttctcccctatctctagTCACATCTCTCTCCTTATCTGATGCTTTCGATAGTTCCCGAATTTCATTGCAAATGGGTCGCTGCTGGCTCCTGGGTTGCTGCAAAGGGTAGGACGGGTGACGGGAAGTTGTCAGGAGGAACCTTGGGTGAGATTAGTAAGAGACAGCATTCACCCTCTGAAGGGTAGGATTCCTCAGTTTGCACACAgacacccctcctccctttgTGATAGCTGCACCCTTTCGTGATTACCTGTTtcagtgtgtctgtctgtctgtctctcccaCTCCTTGCACAGAAAAATGAGTGAGTCCCCCCACCCGCCCGGCTCACCTCGCCTGGACACTCTCTCCCGCCATGTCCTCAGTGCCTTCAACTCATTTGGCCTGGACCACAGCTGGACCGACAGCCATTATGTAGGGCTGCAACGCCCCGACCGGTCAGTGGAGGACCTGGAGGGGGGCAGGCACTGGGAAGAGGTTGTTTTGGCGTGGGTCTCAGTGTCTTTCAGCACCTTCTGTCCTGCTCCTTCAGGCTACACCCCAATTTTCTACACCGAGTGGACACCAGTGGCATTGTGCTGGAGAAGTTGCCTCTGGAGGACCCAGAGGTCTACTGTCCCTACAGTGCTTCCGGTACAGTCACGGTAATGAGCTTAAAGTCCGCGGCATTCCTTCTCTGCCCAGGAGAGACAGAAGGACAGGGAGATAGATTGTTGTAATTCTACCTCTGGCCACTAGATGGGGACCTAGTTACATCCAACACTAATGACCCTGAATTTTAATTTGCCAGTTAAAAAAGATGGGTGCTTTTAAAGGGGAAGAACATTAAAAGCacaaatttatttacttattatttattttaaatagatGCTCTAATTAAGTTCtcagaacaaaaaaaaatacaaatagaatAAAACAGGCCAATagcaaaaacatatttttaaaagtagcATAAAAGCAAATAGCAAACAAAAGAGCTGGAAgccctttacctggtgccaaaatggCATTGAGGCAGATGTCAAAGTGAGAGGTCATGATTTATGTGTTACCTTTCTGTCCCCTCTCAAGTGTCTGGGGACGACTGGCTTTTCCCCATTTCTGAAATCTGCCTGCCTTTCTGAGCCTTCCACCCCACTGTCTGTCCTATAGGGAGGACTGGTCTTTGCCAACTATGGGCGCAGAGAGGACTTTGCAGTGTTGAAGCAGCACGGCGTGAACCCCCGGGGCCACCTCATCATTGTGCGCATTGGGGAAATCAGCTACGCTGAGAAGGTGAGGCTGGACTCCCAAGTGAAACCTTCCATGAAAGGATTTCAGccagccaggggtggggagcatCTGTGGCtgtcctccagatattcttggactacaactcccagcagtccGAGCGCCTAGGCTGATGATGTctagacatttttgtttaggaaggctttccctgaggtgTAGCCCTGTCATTAATGGTTATGTTGGAATATCAGTCATATCTGATGAAATTGTTGTGATGTTTTTGGAAATTGGAAGGATTTGTGTGGGTGATTATATTGTTTTTTTGAGTttgttgaattgattttattgtttttacagctTGTGTTTGGGTTTCTTATTCCGCTTTTATCTTGCATGCTGCTTTGATGGTTTTCTGCTGTGAAGTGATCTgtgggctgtattcagctaagttctactcagaggagacatgTTGAAATGAGTGaatcaaagttagtcatgtctattaatttcagtgggtctactctaagtaggactagcactgaatgttaccctatgaaaatggaaatggactgccttcaagtcgtttccaacttatggcgaccctatgaatagggttttcctggtaagtggtattcagagggggttcaccattgccttcctctggggctgagaggcagcgactggcccaaggtcacccagtgagcttcatgactatgttgggattcgaaccctggtctcccaggtcgtagtccaacaccttaaccactgcgccacactggctcatcatcgtcatcaccagggatgaagggagtgcTTGCCCAGCAGCATCTTAAGGGCCACAGGGATAGCCCCACTGATTCAGGCTAATGAGTGTAAATGCGGTGGTAACAAAAATGCAAGATTTCTTTGGGTGAGAAAAATGTCTTCTAGATTCAAGGTGACTGCAGATTGGGGGAACAGGTTTCAATGGCCCTTAAGGAAGTGAATGATGTAGTTTGGTTGGATTGGGAGGAAAGGAAGGCGTGAGTGATGGATATAATGGACTGTAATGTTGCCTCTCGCCACCAGGTGGCAGCATGGCTGAGCTCAGAAACAGTGCCCACAATATTAACATGCCTGTCAAAAAAGATGGCTGCCTTAAAGGGAAAGGAAATAATAACGCCATTGGGAGAAGTGCATTAGAACAGCAGGGGCTGAAAgtcagaacagagcttggaagagttacttttttaatctcctatcagccgcagccagcatggccactggattgggctgatgggagttgtagttcaaaaaagtaactttgccaagctctgagtCAGAGCATGTGGCTTCTTTGTGGGGAGAGGGATGTTGCAGGTTCAGTCGAAGAGGCACCCAGTGTTCTGGAACTCCTGAGCTCTCTTTGTCCCAGGTGGCTAACGCAGAGGCCTCGCAAGCCAAAGGTGTTCTCATTTACCCAGATCCTGCTGACGTCCCACAAGATCCCCGCAAACTGGGGCTGTCCCCAAACACGAGCATTTACGGGCATGTGAGTAGGGGCTGTGCTGGGATCGTGGGAGAAAGCCGGGCTGTGTGCTTGCATAGGGAGAGCCCGGctggctggatcagagcaaagctGGGGGCCcctggtccagcatcctcttccacagtggccagccagacaccTCCAGGCCATGACAGCAGTAGCCCTCTCCCATTGCCTCTTTCAGAGGCAGACTGCTTCTGGACATGGAGGCTCCATGGAGCTGTCATGGCTAAGGGTactctctctttcccctttcaCGCTTGCAGGTCCACATGGGAGCTGGAGACCCCTACAGCCCGGGCTTCCCTTCCTTCAACCACACCCAGTTTCCTCCAATACAATCCTCAGGGCTCCCCTCCATCCCTGCACAGCCCATCAGCGCCAATGTGGCCGCCCACCTGCTCAAGTGAGTTAGATGAGTGGAGGGGGGGTTCCCTTGGGGCATGGGGTTTGGGAAATGGGTCAGAACAGGGCTGGGAGGACGTCAGGCCCGGGAGCTGAATGTGGCCCCCCAGTCTGGCCCCCAGGACTCTTCCTGGGCCATCCCCCTGCCCTGCACGAACTCCCTTTGGCATCCTCCACAGGggctcttgcctggctggagggcGGTTGGAGGGGCGGTGTGAGTTGGGGGTGGAGATACATTTGGAACTGTGCAAAGGCAAGACAGCCACATCCGTTGCTTTGCCTGCTTTTGTGCATCTGGCACCCACCTGCCACTGGCCCCCAGAAGGGGATGCGCCTTCACGCGGAAAAAGATCCCGCACCTCTGGGTTAGAAGAACAGGAGGACAAACCAAGGAAGCCTAGACAGACACCCAGCATCTCTGGAATAAGCCTAAGGTCCTGTGGGGCACAGCGCGCTGGTCTCTCCTGGCCTTTCTTAAAAGATCATCTGCTGATCCCCACggcctcttcttctcctcctttcaGGCAGCTGACGGgccccactgccccactggcctgGAAGGGGCGCCTCCCTAATGTGCAGTACCACTTTGGCTCTGGGGTTCCCGGTTTTCAGTTACAGCTGGGAGTTCAGAACCAAAAACAGTCCGTGATGATCAGCAACATCTTTGGGTGCATCGAGGGTAGATTTGAGCCAGGTAGGTAGATGGGACTTGGGGAAGGGTCTCCTGGGTGCGATGGGTGGTCAAAAGTCCTGCGTTTTCTGAAattagatgtttatttatttatgatatttattagttgcttttttccaaaatgaaactcaaagcgacttataaAAAAtatatctcaaaaacatatacagaataaagataacagtacaaaagcataccaagcaaaacttAATACAGTAAAGAGAGCAATCCGATAAAGATCGCAACACACAATACGATAGATACAGTATTTGGGAAGCGGGAGGGGGAACTGCATGATCTGTGGAGTTGATGCAAAGGAAGGGTTTCTTTCCATGTTAGCAACCATGGATTATTCCCACCCCTTAGATCATTATCTCATTGTGGGGGCCCAACGGGATTCTCTGGGACCAGGAGCTGCCCGTTCCGGAGTGGGCACAGCCATCTTGCTGGAACTAGCCCGGACATTTGCAGCCATGGTGCGAAATggtaagggggaggggggaggggaggcacagCTGAGTTGTGTAGTAAGAGGGCTCACTCCACGTGGCTGACAGGACGGGGGACAAAGGGATAGATTGAAATGGCAAGCCTTTGTTTTGACCACAGCTGAACTACAAAAAACATAACGGAAGTGGAATATCAGTGATGGCTGCCTTAAAGGGATGATAGTAAATACACaattgtgagagtgtgtgtgtgtgtgtgtgtgtgtgtgagagagagagagagagagagagagagagagagatggacaaGGAACCTGGATGTTATGGCTTTAATGTTTTGGAAGCAGCAGTGCCACTTTCGTTCAAGCCCCATCTCTCTTCCCCTTCCACCAACTTAGGATTCCAACTACGAAGAAGTTTGCTGTTTGCGAGTTGGGATGCTGGTGATTTTGGCAGTGTGGGCTCCACTGAGTGGCTTGAGGTGAGCAAGATGTGTGATGAGCTGGACATTTCAAAGAGAAAAGGGCCCCCAGGCACCTGGGGGTGTTTAGGGGGCATGGTTTGAAATGGGAACTCTGGGAGGGAACATGGCCAGAGTAGGGGCCCACAAATTCagtcaagggagagggcctttcagttgtggctcccctctgtggaatgctgtccccagcgaggtccgcctggtgccttccttgacatctttttggtgccatgaAAAGAGTTCCcctttcccccaggcatttgatagacggAGATGATGTTGCCTGTGATCTGTATGCTGCCCAAGCTTCTTGTGGCTGCATGGGAATTGGGGTTGTTGTGTTATGGTTTCGTTTTCATAATGTGAtacatttgttttttgtttttcacgTTGTAACCCACttggagaaataataataataataataataaataattaaagatTCTCCTGCCGagcctctctcctcctctctcagCTGTTCTGTGGAGCTAACAAGGGTGAGTCCCTGCTCCTGCTCCCAGTTCAGAGGAGGGCTCTGGTGTCGCAATCAAGATCCCTCCCCCTTATGGAAGAAGGATGAGGGTCAGGGCTGAGCAGAAATGTTGATGGGCTGAACAAAGGGAAGAatcctggctggaaccctgaaccaCACCAGCGATGCTGGCAGGGGGATTCTGCCTGGCTTCCCTGCTCAgaagccccctccccctcttttggTTATGacggggagaattttgattcagatcCCATTTAAATGTGAgcatacctaattcacactttttgaaaccatctgtgaactgaaacacagccactttCTGAAATtcgcagttctccagtcaagtaatgtgttcaGAAATGTGCCTATCAATGTGCCTATCAATGACTCtgctagtgaaaacaacataccttagggaacattgctttgcaaaaatgtgtgtgtgaggcaAAACGGCATGCAGACGAAATTTGCAcccaaatgctggtgaatttgcaAGATGACTTAAAAAGAAAGCCGTAAACTGATGGGGAAAAGTGGAaaaagaagaaagggagaggacGCCAAACTGACAAGTGCGCCCTCCCCTACTTGGGGTGGAGGGTCTTCTTGGCCTGCCTCCTGGCTTCCCCCTCCCTTAAATCCCCTCTCCTTTCTTTCCAGGGGTATCTCACTATGCTGCATCTGAAGGCTGCTGCTTATGTCAGCCTAGACAATGTCGTTCTGGGTGAGTAGGGAAGAGTTGGTGGGCCCACAGTGCAAGTCCCGGAGGGGGATTTAGGAAGGGTTCCATCTTTTTGAGCAGCATAGATGTGGAGTCAGGACTCCTGCATTCGCTGAGGGACAAGAGGGGTCTAGAGCGGCCtcccacaacctggtgccctccagatgctgctggtctcctacagctcctatcatccctgaaacctggctgctggggctgctgggaactggagtccagtgaCCCAGGGAGGAGTGAGGCAGCCTCCTGCAATAATGCATGGTGCGGGGGTTGGGAAAGAGGAGAactcttttcagcccaagggccacattccccataCAGAACCTGCCAGGGGCCATATGcttgtggtgggcagggccagaggcaaagtgggtggagcagtggacatattccagccaggaggAAGTCTGGCTTTTCTCCATCTCTCCATCCTTCACCTGGGCAGACAAGAGGCCCCATCGCAGTTCAAAGACACATGGAGGCAAAAGCATCCCAGGCAGGTGCAAGGCAGGCCCAGtgagggggtgttgcctggggaaGAGGCACTggctagggagagtcctgaggaccaaCTAGAGAGGCACAAAGGGCCGCATTCAGACCCTAGGCCTGCAGGTCCCCATCCTTGTGGCAATGTCCTGCCACTGGCCAGCTTCAGACATTTGACTGGAGATACAGAAGCAGCTCGTGTCTGTTGAGAAATATTGAAAGACAGGATCAGACCTTCAGACAGAGGATGCACACACACCAGACGTTTcaaggacccccccccaaaaaacaaaagatCCTGGGGACTGCAGTGTGTTACTTTTTCCTGCAGGGCAGAATCAAACtctgggattcactcccacagggggcaccaacttggagggcttttaaagaggattagacaaatcagtGGAGGGGAAGAGGCTctcagtggccatgatggcttggCCTTCAGGGTCAGAAgcagcttctgaataccagttgctggaacccacaggcagggggagagctCTGTTGCCagcaggtcctgcctgtgggcctcTTCCCAATGGGGCatgatatattatttatttatttatttatttatttaatttattagtcgcccatctggctggttgtccagccactctgatcTGGCAGACCCCTCCATGGGCCTCACTTGGTCTGAACCGGCAGGCTTGTCTTCAgttctgaagggtgctgggaactttAGCTTTATGAGGGGGAAAACtgagttcccaggtttctttcgTGATGCgtatggggtgggggaagcactttatttatttatttgagatatttctatcccacccttctaccctatagggcactcagggcggcttacaaaaataaaatcaaacatgtgcataataaaattgtaaacagtaaaatcacaacattcaaataaattaaaatacaaaaatacaattaaaatacatagaatacaatatatgtatgtgtatatatatata belongs to Rhineura floridana isolate rRhiFlo1 chromosome 11, rRhiFlo1.hap2, whole genome shotgun sequence and includes:
- the TFR2 gene encoding transferrin receptor protein 2 isoform X2, with the translated sequence MDFWRSQLQNMRNKKPARRSYTIYRNMAEGDGELEAEGLQMKVVEAQGPVAASGNEKWEAVAQCPWKAPGKAVVYLALVGLLVFVAAFLLGYVSSRGSSCPVCGDFLAIANDENAHEAEDGQRAARMYWADLREMFQKYLNEEKIEKTIRKMSESPHPPGSPRLDTLSRHVLSAFNSFGLDHSWTDSHYVGLQRPDRLHPNFLHRVDTSGIVLEKLPLEDPEVYCPYSASGTVTGGLVFANYGRREDFAVLKQHGVNPRGHLIIVRIGEISYAEKVANAEASQAKGVLIYPDPADVPQDPRKLGLSPNTSIYGHVHMGAGDPYSPGFPSFNHTQFPPIQSSGLPSIPAQPISANVAAHLLKQLTGPTAPLAWKGRLPNVQYHFGSGVPGFQLQLGVQNQKQSVMISNIFGCIEGRFEPDHYLIVGAQRDSLGPGAARSGVGTAILLELARTFAAMVRNGFQLRRSLLFASWDAGDFGSVGSTEWLEGYLTMLHLKAAAYVSLDNVVLGDDKFFAKTSPALVGLIESIIRQVDSPSRSGQSIFDQVTEQGQRWETEVIRPLPMDSSAFAFTSFGGVPAVEFSFAEDSRCYPFLNTMADTYDNLNRALYGRLPAVAKTVAEVVGHLLIKLTHDDLLPLDYWCYGDVLLQHIARFNDYAAQLKSHGLTLQWMYSARGDYTRAADKLRKDIYSSEEHNERLLRMYNVRIMRNSTSSLSM
- the TFR2 gene encoding transferrin receptor protein 2 isoform X3; translated protein: MGRCWLLGCCKGKMSESPHPPGSPRLDTLSRHVLSAFNSFGLDHSWTDSHYVGLQRPDRLHPNFLHRVDTSGIVLEKLPLEDPEVYCPYSASGTVTGGLVFANYGRREDFAVLKQHGVNPRGHLIIVRIGEISYAEKVANAEASQAKGVLIYPDPADVPQDPRKLGLSPNTSIYGHVHMGAGDPYSPGFPSFNHTQFPPIQSSGLPSIPAQPISANVAAHLLKQLTGPTAPLAWKGRLPNVQYHFGSGVPGFQLQLGVQNQKQSVMISNIFGCIEGRFEPDHYLIVGAQRDSLGPGAARSGVGTAILLELARTFAAMVRNGFQLRRSLLFASWDAGDFGSVGSTEWLEGYLTMLHLKAAAYVSLDNVVLGDDKFFAKTSPALVGLIESIIRQVDSPSRSGQSIFDQVTEQGQRWETEVIRPLPMDSSAFAFTSFGGVPAVEFSFAEDSRCYPFLNTMADTYDNLNRALYGRLPAVAKTVAEVVGHLLIKLTHDDLLPLDYWCYGDVLLQHIARFNDYAAQLKSHGLTLQWMYSARGDYTRAADKLRKDIYSSEEHNERLLRMYNVRIMRVEFYFLSQYVAVTETPFRHILHGRGPHTLKALLEHVSLLREAPESFDEVLFRRQLALVTWTLQGAANALSGDVWNIDNNF
- the TFR2 gene encoding transferrin receptor protein 2 isoform X1 encodes the protein MDFWRSQLQNMRNKKPARRSYTIYRNMAEGDGELEAEGLQMKVVEAQGPVAASGNEKWEAVAQCPWKAPGKAVVYLALVGLLVFVAAFLLGYVSSRGSSCPVCGDFLAIANDENAHEAEDGQRAARMYWADLREMFQKYLNEEKIEKTIRKMSESPHPPGSPRLDTLSRHVLSAFNSFGLDHSWTDSHYVGLQRPDRLHPNFLHRVDTSGIVLEKLPLEDPEVYCPYSASGTVTGGLVFANYGRREDFAVLKQHGVNPRGHLIIVRIGEISYAEKVANAEASQAKGVLIYPDPADVPQDPRKLGLSPNTSIYGHVHMGAGDPYSPGFPSFNHTQFPPIQSSGLPSIPAQPISANVAAHLLKQLTGPTAPLAWKGRLPNVQYHFGSGVPGFQLQLGVQNQKQSVMISNIFGCIEGRFEPDHYLIVGAQRDSLGPGAARSGVGTAILLELARTFAAMVRNGFQLRRSLLFASWDAGDFGSVGSTEWLEGYLTMLHLKAAAYVSLDNVVLGDDKFFAKTSPALVGLIESIIRQVDSPSRSGQSIFDQVTEQGQRWETEVIRPLPMDSSAFAFTSFGGVPAVEFSFAEDSRCYPFLNTMADTYDNLNRALYGRLPAVAKTVAEVVGHLLIKLTHDDLLPLDYWCYGDVLLQHIARFNDYAAQLKSHGLTLQWMYSARGDYTRAADKLRKDIYSSEEHNERLLRMYNVRIMRVEFYFLSQYVAVTETPFRHILHGRGPHTLKALLEHVSLLREAPESFDEVLFRRQLALVTWTLQGAANALSGDVWNIDNNF